The following are encoded in a window of Cloacibacillus sp. genomic DNA:
- the mprF gene encoding bifunctional lysylphosphatidylglycerol flippase/synthetase MprF, which produces MKKTLEKVKKLLPFIGIMLFAFAIYTLHKELAHMSFRDLRKAFALIPISGVFLGLLIVAVNYIILSFNDMYSAHEIGVRLPYPKVGVISFVSNAIGFNLGASAISGGAVRYRLFSILGLDGGQVGRIVALNQISLFFGPCLVAAPAFFFAPDTIFAHFGWPQYVRYLIALGCALAPAIALCAGAAAAHGHVFAVKGIKISLPRPRAMLFKFTIGFLDVTTASLVLYSVLPDHSAPLLIFVSAFVVSMMAGTLSQVPGGLGVFDVTLIMLLSPFYRHADMLSAILLYRFIYYIIPFVCATAILFAVELSGRLSRYFGRLESFLPDAAAIWTFMAGIWLLLSTAAPIFSGGWSRLGALLPLPLFEASHFIKSVAGTFLLFLAWGLAKRLKSAWTVTLLTLSVSLIFSLPNDITPFRDSFFLLLLIVLLFSRRSFYRLSFFSAPDLKWSMAILTAVGAVIWWGFFAYRHVEYANDLWWTFAFDSAAPRFLRAAAGMSFAALLIFLFLWLRPSRPAAAQPSAAEVKALVAGSYAADAALALLGDKRFFMSQDRKSAVIYSTAGSFWVSMGDPIGKKEGMAELIWDFCEEADRRGASAAFYETGGEWLEVYRDAGLSAAPIGEDARVDISTITSSLDGARWRKIRSIRKHMEGDELTYSLINGDKRDKMLPKLRGISDEWLRKVHGTEKGFSLGFFDEDYLKNFPVAVALKEGEPLAFCSLWLGGGDEFSVDLMRYTDSAPRDIMSWLFIETMIWGRGHGYKYFRLGMAPLSNLDPQNSLWERMGNFIYQHGEHFYNFKGLRQYKEKFQPEWQPRYIVYKDRAALPLLASQLVRLISKKHAAGGR; this is translated from the coding sequence ATGAAGAAAACGTTAGAAAAGGTCAAAAAGTTATTACCCTTTATCGGGATCATGCTCTTTGCCTTCGCCATATATACACTGCATAAGGAGCTTGCGCATATGTCCTTCCGTGATCTGCGGAAAGCCTTTGCCCTGATTCCGATTTCAGGGGTATTTCTCGGACTGCTGATCGTGGCGGTTAATTATATAATTCTCTCCTTTAACGACATGTATTCCGCTCATGAGATAGGCGTCAGGCTCCCCTACCCTAAGGTCGGCGTGATCTCCTTCGTGAGCAACGCCATCGGCTTTAACCTTGGCGCCTCCGCCATCTCAGGCGGGGCCGTCAGATACCGCCTATTTTCCATTCTTGGACTGGACGGCGGGCAGGTGGGGCGCATAGTGGCGCTCAATCAGATATCGCTATTCTTCGGTCCCTGTCTGGTCGCCGCACCGGCGTTTTTCTTCGCCCCCGACACGATCTTTGCGCACTTTGGCTGGCCGCAGTATGTCCGCTATCTCATCGCCCTCGGCTGCGCCCTGGCTCCGGCCATCGCCCTCTGCGCGGGAGCGGCGGCCGCGCACGGACATGTTTTTGCCGTCAAAGGGATAAAGATTTCCCTGCCGCGTCCGCGCGCCATGCTTTTCAAGTTTACGATAGGTTTTCTTGACGTCACGACGGCCTCCCTCGTGCTCTACTCCGTGCTGCCCGATCACAGCGCGCCGCTTCTTATTTTCGTCTCGGCCTTTGTCGTATCAATGATGGCCGGAACGCTGAGCCAGGTGCCTGGAGGCCTTGGGGTATTTGACGTTACTCTGATAATGCTGCTTTCGCCATTTTACCGCCACGCCGATATGCTGAGCGCGATCCTCCTTTACAGGTTTATCTATTACATAATCCCCTTTGTCTGCGCGACGGCGATACTCTTTGCGGTCGAATTGAGCGGAAGGCTCTCCCGCTACTTCGGCAGGCTGGAGTCTTTTCTCCCAGATGCCGCCGCCATATGGACCTTCATGGCCGGCATCTGGCTGCTTCTCTCCACTGCCGCGCCGATCTTCAGCGGCGGCTGGAGCAGGCTGGGGGCGCTGCTGCCTCTGCCTCTGTTCGAGGCCTCGCACTTTATCAAAAGCGTGGCGGGCACATTCCTCCTCTTCCTGGCCTGGGGGCTCGCAAAGCGGCTCAAATCTGCGTGGACGGTGACTCTGCTGACGCTCTCCGTGTCGCTGATTTTTTCGTTGCCAAACGATATCACTCCTTTTAGGGATTCATTTTTCCTGCTGCTGCTGATTGTGCTTCTTTTTTCGCGGCGCAGTTTTTACCGGCTCTCCTTTTTCTCCGCGCCTGATTTGAAATGGAGCATGGCGATCCTCACCGCCGTCGGAGCCGTAATTTGGTGGGGGTTTTTTGCCTACCGTCACGTCGAGTATGCTAACGACCTCTGGTGGACCTTCGCCTTTGATTCCGCGGCTCCCCGCTTTCTGCGCGCCGCCGCTGGAATGTCCTTTGCCGCGCTGCTGATATTCCTCTTTCTCTGGCTGCGGCCGTCGCGTCCAGCCGCCGCGCAGCCCTCAGCCGCCGAGGTAAAAGCGCTCGTCGCCGGTTCCTACGCGGCGGACGCCGCCCTGGCGCTGCTTGGAGATAAGAGGTTTTTTATGTCACAGGACAGAAAATCCGCGGTCATCTATTCCACAGCCGGCTCTTTCTGGGTCTCGATGGGAGACCCCATCGGTAAAAAGGAGGGCATGGCCGAGCTTATCTGGGATTTCTGCGAGGAGGCGGACCGCCGCGGCGCAAGCGCCGCCTTTTACGAGACCGGCGGCGAATGGCTTGAAGTTTACCGAGACGCCGGGCTTAGCGCCGCGCCGATCGGCGAAGACGCCCGCGTGGACATCTCCACGATCACCAGCTCACTTGACGGGGCGCGGTGGCGGAAGATACGCAGCATAAGAAAGCATATGGAGGGCGATGAGCTCACCTACAGCCTTATCAACGGAGATAAACGCGATAAGATGCTGCCGAAGCTGCGCGGAATATCAGACGAGTGGCTCCGAAAGGTGCACGGCACGGAAAAGGGGTTCTCTCTCGGTTTCTTTGACGAGGACTATCTGAAGAATTTCCCTGTGGCCGTCGCCTTAAAAGAAGGAGAACCGCTGGCCTTCTGCAGCCTGTGGCTTGGCGGCGGCGACGAATTTTCCGTGGATCTGATGAGGTATACCGACAGCGCCCCGCGCGACATTATGAGCTGGCTTTTCATCGAGACGATGATCTGGGGCCGCGGTCACGGCTATAAATATTTCCGCCTCGGCATGGCCCCGCTCTCAAATCTTGACCCGCAGAATTCTCTCTGGGAGCGCATGGGAAACTTCATCTACCAGCACGGGGAGCACTTCTACAACTTTAAAGGGCTGCGGCAGTACAAAGAAAAGTTCCAGCCGGAGTGGCAGCCGCGCTACATAGTCTATAAAGACAGGGCGGCCCTGCCGCTGCTTGCCTCGCAGCTGGTGAGGCTGATATCAAAGAAACATGCCGCCGGCGGCAGATGA
- a CDS encoding NFACT family protein, with protein MSFGPELIWIWSRELGACSGRRVQRVDGGNNSVVLSFGASELLLSWGAQNCGVVLISQKERKSLLSSVTQTPPITNALRSHLAGSELTAVEQLRRDRILKFTFQKTVGAGFTAKRCLIIEIMERFSNILLTDEEENIIETAKHIHPADNSFRTVLPGLPYHLPPAFEGVALEDWLAAPDELSIQRIAGFGKPLLKALSEAGVEKATGILSRFYNDGDTSTFIPQKLGRYITSLPKLLPGADPLEDTGTGRLIALAPLRDTAFEARRRRAVQLIEKEITRRERQQADIEALLSDSRAELYRRYGELIIANLWQIRHNASEAELRGYDGEGEEIVQEVPLDPRLSPSQNAARYFAKYKKITAAQERAAALLTSVREELDDHREALALAGSIGDTESLSMLEEELGLAKTPVQRRGGRKREPQLPPHRRFEFERAIIFAGLSSKGNRYVTFKLALSDDLWFHAQGVPGSHVILRTLTALSEEELTELKDFCASLAVYYSKAREAPRQRVDYTRRRYVSPIRGGEANVTYKEFSSLTASPDSWQSFLESHQADGQAKL; from the coding sequence TTGTCGTTCGGACCGGAACTGATATGGATTTGGAGCAGAGAACTGGGCGCCTGCAGCGGCAGACGCGTACAGCGGGTGGACGGTGGCAATAATTCCGTTGTGCTCTCCTTTGGCGCTTCGGAGCTGCTTTTGTCGTGGGGAGCACAGAATTGCGGCGTGGTTTTGATATCGCAAAAGGAGCGAAAGTCGCTCCTATCCTCCGTAACGCAGACACCCCCGATAACGAACGCGCTGCGCAGCCATCTGGCGGGGTCCGAACTTACCGCCGTCGAACAGCTGCGCCGTGACCGCATTCTAAAATTTACCTTTCAGAAAACCGTTGGCGCGGGCTTTACCGCCAAGCGTTGTCTTATAATTGAGATAATGGAACGTTTTAGCAATATCCTTCTCACGGACGAGGAGGAAAATATCATCGAGACCGCCAAGCATATTCATCCCGCGGACAACAGTTTCCGCACCGTCCTTCCAGGACTCCCCTACCACCTGCCGCCGGCCTTCGAGGGGGTTGCGCTTGAAGATTGGCTTGCCGCGCCGGATGAGCTGTCCATTCAGAGAATCGCCGGATTCGGGAAGCCGCTGCTTAAGGCCCTCTCCGAGGCCGGAGTTGAAAAAGCCACCGGAATATTGAGCCGTTTTTATAACGACGGCGACACCTCTACATTTATTCCGCAAAAGCTAGGCCGGTATATCACCTCTCTGCCGAAGCTGCTGCCGGGTGCCGACCCCCTGGAAGATACCGGTACGGGAAGGCTGATAGCGCTCGCGCCACTGCGCGACACCGCCTTTGAGGCGCGCCGCAGGCGGGCCGTTCAGCTCATCGAAAAGGAGATCACGCGCAGGGAACGCCAGCAGGCGGATATAGAGGCGCTGCTCTCCGACAGCCGCGCGGAGCTTTACCGCCGGTATGGCGAGCTGATCATCGCGAATCTCTGGCAGATACGGCATAACGCCTCCGAGGCTGAGCTCAGGGGGTATGACGGCGAGGGAGAGGAGATTGTCCAAGAGGTGCCGCTTGACCCGCGGCTCTCGCCCTCACAGAACGCGGCGCGGTATTTTGCGAAATATAAGAAGATAACGGCGGCGCAGGAGCGCGCGGCGGCGCTGCTGACCTCTGTCAGAGAAGAGCTTGACGACCACCGCGAAGCGCTTGCTCTCGCCGGTTCCATCGGCGATACGGAGTCTCTTTCGATGCTGGAAGAGGAGCTTGGTCTTGCCAAGACGCCGGTTCAGAGGCGCGGAGGCAGAAAGAGGGAACCGCAGCTGCCGCCGCACCGGCGCTTTGAGTTCGAGAGGGCCATTATCTTCGCCGGGCTTTCCTCAAAGGGCAATCGATATGTCACCTTCAAGCTGGCCCTCTCTGACGATCTCTGGTTCCACGCGCAGGGAGTGCCCGGCTCTCATGTTATTTTGAGAACGCTCACGGCGCTCTCCGAGGAGGAGCTTACGGAGCTAAAAGATTTCTGCGCTTCGCTCGCGGTGTATTACAGCAAGGCTCGCGAAGCGCCGCGCCAGCGCGTCGACTATACGCGGAGGAGATATGTCAGCCCCATCCGCGGCGGGGAGGCCAACGTCACCTATAAGGAATTTTCCTCGCTGACGGCGTCGCCCGACAGCTGGCAGAGCTTTTTGGAGAGCCACCAAGCCGACGGCCAGGCAAAGTTATAG
- a CDS encoding RluA family pseudouridine synthase codes for MCSAPSSIDREYINEEGEGLLAAPSSSAVQNFTVGAELAGHRLDFVISRLLGVSRGYAQKLIKEGHASLTPERRVKPAVKVEEGDSLAVVIPPAETLDLEPQDIDFETVYDDEDLIVVNKPAGLVVHPAPGHWSGTLVHGLLFRYPDLGTLNGVRRPGIVHRLDATTSGLMVVARNGLAQEGLFKDFKERRIRKEYLALCCGMTPSERGSVKYPIDRDPYNRLRMACVEDGREAWTDYERLWNVNNYSLVKCTLHSGRTHQIRVHMQAVRCPLVGDRLYAPSRQSPFGPERVFLHSWKLGFKHPRSGKEMLFTQPLPRELADFLKKVRMGAA; via the coding sequence ATGTGCTCAGCGCCCAGTAGTATAGACAGAGAATATATCAACGAAGAGGGGGAGGGGCTGCTTGCCGCCCCCTCTTCTTCTGCCGTGCAGAATTTTACGGTCGGCGCGGAACTCGCCGGGCACCGGCTGGATTTTGTCATTTCGCGTCTTCTCGGAGTGAGCCGCGGCTATGCCCAGAAACTTATAAAAGAGGGGCACGCTTCTTTGACGCCCGAGCGCCGCGTGAAACCCGCCGTGAAGGTGGAGGAGGGGGATTCGCTGGCGGTGGTGATCCCGCCGGCGGAGACGCTCGATCTTGAGCCGCAGGATATAGATTTTGAAACGGTCTATGACGACGAAGACCTGATCGTCGTCAACAAGCCCGCGGGATTGGTCGTGCATCCCGCACCGGGGCACTGGAGCGGCACGCTCGTGCATGGCCTGCTCTTCCGCTATCCCGACCTCGGCACGCTGAACGGCGTTCGGCGGCCGGGGATAGTCCACCGGCTCGACGCGACTACTTCGGGGCTGATGGTGGTGGCGCGGAACGGGCTTGCGCAGGAGGGGCTCTTTAAGGATTTCAAAGAGAGACGGATCAGAAAAGAGTACCTCGCCCTCTGCTGCGGCATGACGCCCTCCGAGCGTGGTTCCGTCAAATATCCGATCGACCGCGATCCCTATAACCGTCTGCGCATGGCCTGCGTTGAGGACGGCAGGGAGGCCTGGACGGACTATGAGAGGCTCTGGAACGTAAATAACTACTCCCTCGTAAAGTGTACCCTTCACAGCGGCCGTACACACCAGATACGAGTACATATGCAGGCGGTCCGGTGTCCCTTGGTGGGCGACCGGCTATACGCGCCCTCAAGACAATCCCCATTCGGTCCGGAGCGGGTCTTTCTTCACTCGTGGAAGCTGGGCTTCAAACATCCGCGCAGCGGCAAAGAGATGCTCTTTACGCAGCCGCTGCCGCGGGAGCTTGCCGATTTCCTAAAAAAAGTGAGGATGGGAGCGGCTTAA
- the ileS gene encoding isoleucine--tRNA ligase encodes MANDYKDTLFLPKTDFPMRANLSQREPEFLKFWYDIDVYGELKKKNKDKPSFILHDGPPYANASIHIGTATNKILKDFVVKYKWQRGYFSPYVPGYDTHGLPIELKVLKEQSLNKDDIDPVELREKCAAYARSFADIQTGQFKRLGVIGDWDHPYMTLVPAYEATQIEGFAEMVDKGLVYKGRKAIYWCTDCQTALAAAEIEYADETSPSIFVAYKYTDAAKVFPELAGKDVDVIIWTTTPWTLPASMAVAVHPRYDYGFYQVGDKIYLIAQGLKAEVERATQLEFGEPILSCKGEKLENTLAQHPFYDRVTPFVLADYVTLDSGTGCVHTAPGHGTEDYETGVRYGLEIYNPVDETGHYYKDTPIFGGMSLAEGEKKVFELLGESKRLLGKLKITHSYPHCWRCKKPVIFRATDQWFVSVADFRDEALKCIDEVKWVPDWGKDRITNMVRDRSDWCISRQRTWGVPIPAFYCEDCGEVILTGDRVRRIADKIREHGSNCWWTMTPEDLIGDLAVCPKCGHTHLRKDSDIMDVWFDSGTSHSAVLDNWEDLSWPADMYLEGSDQHRGWFQTSLLNSVATRGTAPYRTVLTHGFIMGPDGQKMSKSLGNVMKPENIIDKNGADILRLWVASSDYRGDVRISEEIFRNLIESYRRIRNTARFLLANLAGFDPAKDMLAHDELAPVDQYIMLKLERLRTRVTTGFDEYEFHQPMTLIHQFCDNELSSFYIDVSKDKLYADAKEAKSRRSICTVMWQVLRAVTQMMSSVLSFTAEEIWQKMREMDPTLPQSVLLADWPGSLAEGIDPAVEGEWDMLMLARQGVLRGLESARGKGVIGHPLDADVQIRLSDYYRPLAGRICDETWENVLIVSSCRVVDEISGAEIVYDDETTGLRIGINRSSAEKCPRCWKRRPEVAEKGLCDRCRDVLSAQ; translated from the coding sequence ATGGCGAACGATTATAAGGATACCCTGTTTCTTCCCAAGACCGATTTCCCCATGCGCGCCAACCTGTCGCAGCGGGAGCCGGAATTTCTGAAGTTCTGGTACGATATTGACGTTTACGGCGAACTCAAGAAAAAGAATAAGGATAAGCCCTCCTTCATTCTGCACGACGGGCCTCCCTACGCGAACGCCAGCATCCATATCGGTACGGCGACAAACAAGATATTGAAAGACTTCGTCGTGAAATATAAATGGCAGCGCGGCTATTTCTCCCCCTATGTGCCGGGCTACGATACGCACGGGCTTCCCATCGAGCTCAAAGTGCTCAAGGAGCAGAGCCTCAACAAAGACGATATCGACCCGGTGGAGCTTCGTGAGAAGTGCGCCGCCTATGCCCGTTCGTTCGCCGACATACAGACGGGGCAGTTCAAACGCCTCGGAGTCATCGGCGACTGGGACCACCCCTACATGACGCTTGTTCCCGCCTACGAGGCGACGCAGATCGAAGGCTTCGCGGAGATGGTCGACAAGGGGCTGGTCTATAAGGGACGCAAGGCGATCTACTGGTGCACCGACTGCCAGACGGCGCTTGCGGCGGCGGAGATCGAATACGCCGACGAGACTTCGCCCTCGATATTTGTCGCCTATAAATACACCGACGCGGCGAAGGTATTCCCCGAGCTCGCCGGTAAAGATGTGGACGTCATCATCTGGACCACGACGCCCTGGACGCTGCCAGCCTCGATGGCGGTGGCTGTCCATCCGCGCTACGATTACGGCTTCTATCAGGTCGGAGATAAAATATACCTCATCGCGCAGGGGCTCAAAGCTGAGGTGGAGAGGGCGACGCAGCTTGAATTCGGCGAGCCGATACTCTCCTGCAAGGGCGAGAAGCTCGAGAATACTCTCGCGCAGCATCCCTTCTACGACCGCGTCACCCCCTTCGTCCTCGCCGATTACGTCACCCTCGACTCCGGCACGGGCTGCGTCCACACCGCTCCCGGCCATGGTACGGAAGACTACGAGACCGGCGTGCGTTATGGCTTAGAGATCTATAACCCCGTTGACGAGACGGGACACTATTATAAAGATACGCCGATATTCGGCGGCATGTCGCTCGCGGAGGGGGAGAAGAAGGTTTTTGAGCTGCTCGGTGAATCAAAGCGCCTGCTTGGCAAGCTCAAGATCACCCACTCCTATCCGCATTGCTGGCGCTGCAAGAAGCCGGTAATCTTCCGCGCCACCGATCAGTGGTTCGTCTCCGTCGCCGATTTCCGCGACGAGGCGCTCAAGTGCATCGACGAGGTGAAATGGGTTCCCGACTGGGGTAAGGACCGCATCACGAATATGGTGCGCGACCGTTCCGACTGGTGCATCAGCCGCCAGCGCACCTGGGGCGTGCCCATCCCCGCCTTTTACTGCGAGGACTGCGGAGAGGTCATCCTGACGGGAGACCGCGTGCGCCGCATTGCCGATAAAATCCGCGAGCACGGCAGCAACTGCTGGTGGACGATGACGCCGGAAGATCTCATCGGAGACCTCGCGGTCTGCCCGAAGTGCGGACATACCCACCTGCGCAAGGACTCCGACATAATGGATGTCTGGTTCGATTCAGGCACAAGCCATTCGGCGGTACTCGACAACTGGGAGGACCTCAGCTGGCCCGCTGACATGTACCTTGAGGGAAGCGACCAGCACCGCGGCTGGTTCCAGACTTCGCTGCTCAACAGTGTGGCGACGCGCGGCACGGCCCCCTACCGGACGGTCCTCACCCACGGCTTCATCATGGGGCCTGACGGGCAGAAGATGTCAAAATCTCTCGGCAACGTAATGAAGCCCGAGAACATCATCGATAAGAACGGCGCGGACATCCTCCGCCTCTGGGTAGCCTCCTCCGATTACCGCGGCGACGTGCGTATCTCGGAAGAGATATTCCGCAACCTTATCGAGTCATACAGAAGGATACGCAACACGGCACGCTTCCTGCTCGCGAATCTCGCGGGCTTCGATCCCGCGAAGGACATGCTAGCGCATGACGAGCTCGCCCCCGTCGACCAGTACATAATGCTGAAGCTCGAGCGCCTGCGTACGCGCGTAACGACGGGATTTGACGAGTACGAGTTCCACCAGCCGATGACGCTTATCCACCAGTTCTGCGACAATGAACTTTCGTCGTTCTACATCGACGTGAGCAAGGATAAGCTCTACGCCGACGCCAAGGAGGCGAAGAGCCGCCGCTCGATATGCACCGTCATGTGGCAGGTGCTGCGGGCGGTGACGCAGATGATGTCCTCCGTCCTCTCCTTCACGGCGGAAGAGATTTGGCAGAAGATGCGCGAGATGGACCCGACGCTGCCGCAGAGCGTACTGCTCGCTGACTGGCCCGGCAGCCTCGCCGAGGGTATAGACCCCGCGGTGGAGGGGGAATGGGACATGCTCATGCTGGCCCGCCAGGGTGTGCTGCGCGGCCTGGAATCTGCGCGCGGCAAGGGAGTTATCGGCCACCCGCTCGACGCGGATGTGCAGATAAGGCTCAGCGACTACTACCGGCCGCTTGCCGGCAGGATATGCGACGAGACGTGGGAGAACGTCCTCATCGTCTCCTCCTGCAGGGTAGTTGACGAGATAAGCGGCGCGGAGATCGTCTATGACGATGAGACGACGGGGCTGCGTATCGGCATCAACCGCTCGTCAGCCGAAAAGTGCCCGCGCTGCTGGAAGAGACGTCCCGAAGTTGCGGAAAAGGGCCTCTGCGACCGCTGCCGCGATGTGCTCAGCGCCCAGTAG
- a CDS encoding diacylglycerol kinase: MEQWKNKGLFAKTIYSLNGLRTAFLTEKAIRHESLGVVVAVSLALFMERGWSDVLCVFLASIFPMTVELINTAVERIIDTHFGPAYREEVRIQKDTLSAAVFLSLIIGYGLCIRIIFFP, translated from the coding sequence GTGGAACAGTGGAAAAATAAGGGACTTTTTGCAAAAACTATCTATTCTCTGAACGGCCTGCGAACCGCCTTCCTGACAGAGAAGGCTATTCGCCACGAAAGCTTGGGGGTGGTCGTCGCCGTAAGCCTCGCGCTCTTTATGGAACGCGGCTGGAGCGACGTCCTATGCGTCTTTCTCGCCTCAATCTTTCCGATGACCGTTGAGCTGATAAACACGGCGGTCGAGAGGATCATCGACACACACTTCGGCCCCGCCTACCGCGAAGAGGTGCGCATCCAGAAGGATACGCTTTCCGCCGCCGTCTTCCTGAGCCTTATCATCGGCTATGGCCTCTGTATCAGGATAATTTTCTTTCCATAA